The Aspergillus luchuensis IFO 4308 DNA, chromosome 4, nearly complete sequence DNA window GTACATGGAATTTCAGAGATTAATGGTAGCGACATACACCCCGTCGGAACGATTCCGAGCCCCAACCTTCCGGAaagtggggaggagagatcaGTGGATGGGTTTTGATGATTCGTTGGATAGAACTTCCCGGCCGACTTGATCCCAATCGACTTTGATCAGATAAGTAGATAACGGTTTAGATCATCGTGCTATTTACTATTGCCGTGAGCACGGGGTAATTATCATCACTTATCGGTCGAGTCTTCAggtgggggggaggagtggCTAGATGTGCTCACAGACTCCTACCACAGGTGCATTTTATTACTATGTTTGGACTGGCACAACTGCCGGCATAATTTCCTAAATTGGTAGTCTTGATACCTACTTAATTGCTAGCTTGATACGGGCGCCGCTGCTGTCGTGGGGGTACTACTAATACTAGCCTTTATCGACAGTATAAAGCTTACAGAGTAATCACATGCGACCGATAATATCAACAACCAGGtcatataatttctatactAGTATTTGTTAAGCGTTATGAAAGATGATCGATTTAGTAGCAATGTTTGTTTTAAGACCGTAGATAACTTCTATAGCCTAGTAACTACTATATTTGTATTACACCCTCCACGCACCACCCCGGGCTCCTCTCCTATTGACTACATATGAACACCGACATAGCACTTAGTATTGCAGGGTCAACCCATCTCACATACTACGAAGAGCTTTCACACAAATACATGGACTGATTCCTTCCTGTTTCCAGAGTCTCTCATAGAACAATGCTAGTAAGTATATCTTGACTACTTTCGTTTTCTACCTCTTGGATTCATGATGGGTTTCCCCACCCCTTCCACTGCGAGAGTACTGACCGCCCCTAAGGGCTCCCTTTTCATAATGAATTGATGCTGATAATAAGTCTCTACCTATAAAACTACAGAGCTTATCTCTTCGAAAGTTAAGGCCCTGAACTCCTTAGCTAGTCACATCCAACTAAAGCAGCTAGATAGATTACTAGCAGACAACCAGGATTATCACTGGCCCATTTGACCGAAATGCATCACTATCTCCGCATTACCCCTCAGGATAAGAATCCTCCATCGTTATCAGGTGGAGGAAACATTTGCTATTGGGAAGCTAGACCGATATGCAGCATTGATAACTCATTATGCAAGTCCACAACTTAGGCCTTGTGCAGATTGGCTTGGACTCCACTCTACATCTCTTGGCTCAGATGGTGTATATCAATGGGACCATCCTCGGTTCGTTGGTGGCTAATTTACACTAGGAATCGCACAATATGAGAGACACCATGTATTACGAGACGAAACACGATGATGGCGACAAGACGTATTCCGGATTACATCCGTCGATGTCcgttgaagaaggtcaagtcGATCATGGAGAGACAACAAATGGAGGTCTTCATCGCACGCTCAGTCCACGTATGATCCATGTATGTACTGTACCACCAACTGTTCAGTTGCAGATAATCCCATCAGAGAAACCGAGCATCATGAGTAACAAACAAAGGTCATCTCCCTCGGATCCAGCATTGGCAGTGGTCTCTTCATCACGACGGGTAAATCCCTAGCCCAAGGAGGTCCAGCTAATATGTTTCTGGCGTATCTCGTGGTTTGTGTCGGCGTATGGGCGAACCTGCAAACCTTGACAGAGATGACGATTGCTTTCCCGACATCAGGGAATTATATCGATTACGCGGATCGGTGGGTTGATCCAGCATTGGCCTTTGGGGCTGGATTTGCGGAGTGGCTTGGTGAGTTGCCCAGCCGTGGCTTTTTGCCTTGTTACGAATGCAGATCTGTTATAATAGAGCTGACGAGCGTCGCAACGCTACAGGGTGGACGTCAGTATTTGCATCCGAAGCCATGTTTCTAATTACCCTGGTGAATTATTGGGCTGACGGGGTTGTGCCCAAGGCTGCTTTGCGTGAGTCTGCCACATGTTTTtgccctttttcttctggaAAGACCGGCAATCAGCTTACCATAAGTAGTTACCTTTTTTCTGGTACTTTGCCTTGGCGTGTTCCTCTTGCCAACCAGCATCTTTGGATGGCTGGAATACATCGGATCCCTGGTCAAGATGTTCTTATTCATTTTCGTTACAGCCATTTCTCTAGCTATTATCGCAGGCGCTGGTCCGTCCGGATATGTTCGACATGGAAACACCTGGACTGATTTGCCAATGTTCAAAAATGGCTTTGGGGTGACTGGCTACCCCTCCCAGATAAATAGATTCTTCGTGTTGAACTGACTGAACTATGCAGGGCTTCTCCACCGCTGCATTACTTGCTATCTGGGCCGTGGGAGACCAGGTCTTTATTGGCGTGATGGCCGGCGAGGCCGAATCTCCCCACTATTCCATGGCACGCTCGGCCAATTTCGTTCCTTGGCGCGTGGGCATTTTCTACCTTGTTTCGGTGGTATTAATCTCACTTGTAGTGGACTCCGATGATTCCCGGTTAATAAACGGCTCGAGCGTGGTCTCCTCGCCTTTCGTCATAGCGGCCCAGGATGCGGGTATCTCGGGGGTCCCGGACCTGATTAATGCCTGCATAATACTCGGAATTCTTGCCCTTTCCTTAGAGTGCATATACCTTCCATCACGGATCTTACGCACTATGTCGCTGCAGGGACTGTTGCCGGCCTTCATTGCGAAGGTCGACAAAATCGGCCGTCCGAGATGGGCGCTCACATTTACGGCCGTTGCAGGAACAGTATTGACTTATCTGAGCTTGAGCGGTATGGACTCCACAAGGTTcgccctttttcccttcgaCACTGACTGATGTTGGCTGCAGCCAATGGCACCGAGGTCCTGAACTGGTTCATCTCGATCACCAGCGCGTCCTTCTTCACTAACTGGGCGATCAtcgccttttcctccttccacttccgaGCGGCGATTAGAGCGCAGAGAAGCCAATTGTTTGAAACCCCTTATGCATGGCGGTCTCTTTATTGGCCTCTAGCGCCTGTTACTAGCCTTTTCATTTCGTCGTTGCTACTAGTTTGCCTTCTTTATACCAGCATCAAGCCAGTGGTGAGTCTCACTTCCTTGGAACTCCTATCTAGGCGAAGGCCTATGCTATACATTCTGAGCCCACGGACCCAGCATGTTACTGATCACGTTCATTAGGGCGGGGGTGCTTTTACAGCATATAACTTCTTTTCAGCGACGATTGGTCTAATCGTCATTATAGTGTTCACCATTGGTTACAAGATTGTGCATAAAACGCCATGGAGAGATCCAGCAACTGCAGATCTTATCACGGGGCATCGGGAGCTGACTGCTGCGGAGTTGCGGTTTCTGGATGCATATTACGAGCGACCGCTGTGGTGGAGATTGGGGACATATCTACGAATATGTTGAACAAGTAACCGGTCTAGACAGGTTTTGGAGAAATGAGGGATTAGAGTAATCTGATCATGCTCGGTGATGGGGGTTAGGGGACAGTTAGCTTCGGCGGTTTGACCAATAGCTGTGCAGGCCTCTCGTTCAACGCCGACGCCGAAGGCGGATGTATGAGTGATGTAGTACAATCTCAAGACATCAACGTTGTTTCCACCAGTATGATAGAAGTAGAGATACGTTATCATCTTTGTCGTACATTCCAGATCATGTAGGGGCGGCGTCAAGTAAAATGTTTACCCCGCATCGTCTTATCACATCTTATGAGTATCTCCAAATGCCAAGGCAGATCAGACCAGACAATGAATTACCTATATGAGCAGTCAAGTAAGCCATTAACTCGAGGGTGTATTTCAAGTCAACCCACAGAGCATACCCATCCTCTCATCCAAGATAGAGACAATCAGTCATGTTCTTAAGCCACTTCAGCACCAGCTTAGTCTTAGTGCTACTGTTCCTGGCATGGCTCCTAAGAAAAAAGATGGAAGGCCAGAAGCCTTCAAAAGCAGAGCAGAAGACCATCAGCTCTTCTCTGGCATCTACATCTCCCATCGAACCCCTCGACGACTTTCAATGGGACAAAACCGAGCCTCTAATCCTCCGACCTTTCAAACCTCGCTATCACATGACAATGGGCAAGTTAACCCACTCCATCCtctaatcatcatcaccagcccTAACCCACAACATCTCACCAAACCATATGACATACGCAACATCTAACTAACAAACGAAAACCAGGCATCGAGCGAGCAACCCTCTCCGAACTAATACAAATCGACAAACACTACCTCACCCGCATCACACTCCGCACGAAACTAATCCAAGACAAACGAGCCTCCGTCCTCGGCGCCAGTCCCCGCTCCATCCCAGCCGTCAAAGAACTATACTCTTTCCTAATAAATGACTACCTGCCTCAACGGTACAGCGCTATCTTCCAACGTACCTCTACTACCACTAGCActtcagcatcagcacccacaaccaccatgcTAAGAAACACAGTAACCGGCGAAACCATCCCCAGCACACCTCCTACTGACGCAGAAGAAGCCCTCGCTATCATCGGTCGGCAGGTCGAAGAggatttcctccttcttttgcCACCACAGCCCTCTTACCTACGAGATGATGACAAAAACGAGGGTACTAACAAGCAGATGACCCTCGAAGCCTTCATCGGCTGTTTTCCGAATGGGTTCAACTGGGCAGACAAGTTCCGCAAATCGCTGGCGAATATCCATGTTCCGGTACCGGATTATACCACCAAGTTGCGGGCGAGTATGGATAGATATCTTGAGAGGTTAAAGGTGGGGGAGTGTGTTAAGAGGGCGAATGTTTGTGGCACTGCTTTCCTTTTGCTCGTTCCAATTTTCTTTTACCGACGATAGTTGCGTTTCCTCTGCACTATTAAGGGTGATTGTGCTAACGTGACTCAATTACTGGATAGTGGACTGTATCCGTGGACGGGGAGCTGCATGCTGCCAGCAGTATGCACTTGTATGAGGGCGAGGAAGTAGTCGAGTTGCAGGAGTTAAATGTTGATATGGTATGTCTTTgcttacttcttcttcttcttcttcttcttcttcttcttccttccttccttccttccttccttccttccttccttccttcctttcaaTCTTCTTTGCGCGGAATGATTGTCAGGGTTGAATACATATAGTAATGAGAAATGGCAATGCAGGCACGACTACGCTGCGAAAGACAGATGCTATTTCGACTCCCCATCTCACAAGCTGTGGTCTTCGTGGTCCGAACATACATGTACCCGTTGCAGGACGTCAAGAAAGAAGGCAATGGGCCGAGGTTAGTCGAGGCGATAGCAGGGTTGAAGGAGGGCAGCTCGCCGGGCTTTCATTTTTATAAGCGCGCAGCGGTGTGGCAGCGAGCTGTGAGTGAGTACTTActgaatggggaggaggaggtagcTGTTGTGGTATGATCTGCGATAGGGGAGTACACTTGAAGCTTTTGGATGTTGTCATGGGACGAAATCTGTGTTTGAATGAGAGTACTTTTTGAGCAATGATgcctttgtttttttatatttcacTGTATAGTATTCCAAGCTCGGATAATAGAATGCTGGAAGTGAGGTAGGTCTATGCACACGACTCATTGATAGTGACAATCACATACGTCATTTGATTCAAAACATTAGCAGAACGCTGCCAAAAAGGGCCCGCAGAACGACACTGTAACATTACGCATGAACTCACAACACTTGAAGGATTATCTGTCTCTCGATCCGAAGCTAttctttcctcctttcaTTTTGCGACATCTATTCCACCATGACGTTCCAATAGCAATTCCAAGAGCAGCGGTGTGCAACTTGGAAATGTCAACTATTGTATGTCGATGGGATATCTCTGCAGTAATAGAAGCAATATACCGTTGCCCAAAACCTAATCCCCCATATCCTAGCAATTACCACCCCAAATGAAGCACTCCTGCGCTACTTGTGCGTACCATTCATGATATGGATCTACAGCTTAATGCTCCACCCAGTCAGAAGCCCTTCACATGTTACATCCCTATTTGCAAACACCGCTTGGTTCAACATTCTCTCAGCCCTGGATCCCCTGCTACTCAACCCCAAAGAAGCAGATGACTTTGTCGCCATCAACGAGGGAACAAGCAGAGTCAAGAGCTTCTTCTATGGCTTACGAACCGCCCTGAAACAGCATCTTAATTCCCGGAAAATCAACACGCCCGAGGAAGCAAAGAACACGCCTCCTATGCCGGGATAATTCCCAGGGGAATGGCAGGAATGCATCAAAGCCTAGCTCCCGACGCCGGTACCTAATCCGCGAGACAGCGATTGCGATGTGGCAATATCTGGTTTTGGTTATTTCGACTTCACAAGCTGTTCAAGACATTTCTGAGCAAAAGTGaacagcagtagcagcagcaaaataCCAGTGTTGGAGGTTCATGGGTAGAGCTATGCTTAGAATAAATCATCGTGGCCATAACCGCTTGGTTTATTGTAGGACACATCGTGATCGGCTTCACCTATCGTTTAGTTGCGGTAGTCAGTGTCGGCTTGAGGCTAGAAGCACCTGTAGAGTTTCCACCGTTATTCAGTAAGATGACTGGTGCTTAAACATGACGGAACTTCTGGGGGTAAGTGACTCATTTTATGACTCTttcatctcttccttttATGAAtcatatatactatatatatcatttaGTATACATACTAATACCCATCTGAACAGAAAGTTCTGGCATCAACTGCTCCGCATTAAGTTCACTGCCATAAGCAACTAACATCACTCGTGATATTCTCGGTCTGGTTAAATCATCCTTCTTAGAGCGATATACCCAGTTGTTTTGTGTGTTTCTCCTATCGGGTATTCTACACCTTACTGCAGATGTGGTAGGGAATATACCAATGCGCGAGTCCGGCACTATGGTGTTCTTCTTATCATTCGTGTTGGGTAGAGGAATAAAATCACAGCAAATGTTTCATTCATGAGATGAAACAAATGCTAGTATAAAAGCTGCATAATTGCTCGCTTGAATATACTCTTCACACGTAGTACCTAGCAGTAGTAGGAGCAAGTAGCAGACGAACATATTAACCTCAATTGATAAGAGGCTATACTATGTATCATTATATTACTATGAAGATCTAGCAGTAGTACTGATCCCTCCACTCGATCCGCGTGCACATCTATGATCACACTGACAGCTTTTGTCTATATTCATCATGGTTTGCATAGATAGCTACCACCTACCCAGCAGAGAGAAACATACCTCCCCATCTCACCTGCAGCCAAGCCCAAGGAAAATTGGTCGATGTTCTATGagagaatttttttttaggTGAAAAGTTTACGTCAAGTGCGAAAACCTCGATCTACTTACGTACAAGGAAAGAACGATCTACTCCTGCAGGGCCTCGTGTGGGTGTAGGCAGCGAGCCACTCAGCTGGGCCAGAAGCATCGGGACAGCGCATTAGTTATGAATGCTGCCTAGCCCAAACCCGCTCTGCCAGATTGAACGGTACCACCAATCGGAGAGACCGTTTTTGGTTGGACTCTCCTGGCGCTGGGCTTGGCTTTGGATTCAAGCTCAAGACGGAAAGTGAACTAGAGTCGCAGGTGCCCCTAGGCATGACAGCTGCAGACTCTGCCAAGATGTCCAggatttttttcttcatcaAAGGTAAATGCTTCAAATGCAGTCTACACTGTGTATCACATTGTGGGAACACCATGCACAGATGAGGGGACATATCACGAATGATAGCAATTACTGGGGTAGCCAACGCGGCAAAAGGGGGAAATTTCACAAGTCATCAATTAAGAAAAGCGCCATGAAGCAAAGAGGATGattcacctccctccccgttCCAAGCACCACCCCGGGTTCCTAAACACATATATCCGGGATCACCATATTGAACAGAAAGGAGAATAGAAgaggtaaaaaaaaaaaaaaaagaaaagaaaataaaaagagcATTCCCATGGGGGCACGACGAAGGAAGACAACAGTAACGCGATGGGTAGATTAACAAGAAAATAGACAAAAACCGCGTAGCAACTGCAGCTTGTCACAGCAGCGCTTCCCGGCGCCCCTGGACTCGACCGGTCTAGTGTAGCACGCGATGAAAGGGGAATTTATCATATCGTCGAGGTCGTATATCGATCGTGAGAGCTCGGTTGGTCGCGCAGCCCTCGCTACATTCGAGGTAGCACCCGTAATCGATCACAGCTTAACACATCTCACAGCACTCGATGCACTCGAAGCAGCATTCGCAGGACTCCTCACacaggaagcagcagcagagcgtCGCCAGGCTAGATGGTAAAAACGGTCGGATTAGTAAGATGCGGTGCGACAAAATTCAGCAAGGGTAACGCCTACCAGGCACCGAGACATCCGCGGTCCTtctgctggggagggggcTGTTGCTGGTACTGCATCTGTTGTCCGGTCAGAGTCCGATCGCATGACTGAATATAACACTGGTATCACATACCGGAGGGTAGGGCTGCTGGGGGTATCCCTGGGGAGGATAACCACCCTGCGGAGGCGGATAGCCCTGGGGAGGGTACCTGTGCGGAGACCAAGTCAGAACAATGCGCAAATCCGGAGTATGATCTAAGGAGACATTCTGCGACCGCTGGCCAGctcaggaagagaaagaccaGTGTCGAAAAGCTTGGTAATAAGCCAGTCTCAAGACGGGTTCCTGAACCAACACGCCGCGGTCGCTTTGAATCCGAATGGCCGGTGCAAAAACCACAGGAGATCAGGCGCAATGGAGGGCGGAAAGACTTACGCCTggggcgggggaggagggccgTTGTAGTATCCGGGAGCGCTCATTGTGAAGGAAAAGAGTCTGTGGGTAGGAATAAAAGATAGGACTGGGTCAGCGTGGTGAACTTGGCAGTTGACAGTAGCggatggaagaaagagaaagaggatgagTGAGTGGACGGAGGACGGAAGCCCAGCCTTGCGTTGGCCAATAAAAGGGAAATAAGCGTACCTAAGACAACGCCGAGTTCTAAACGGAGTCGATGGAAAGCGGAAAGGTAAGAaaggggggggagaggaggaagagggaagaagagcaggaagaggaacgATCGCTAGGGGTTGGGAAAGGCgaaaggaggcggagaaagaggagaagatcgcTGAGCCGCCGTTCAGGTCTTTTAAGGTTttggttggtggatgagagaaaggaagaaagacagtCAGACAGTCAGACACacgagacagacagagacagagagagagagagagaagggaagaccacttattaagaaaattacaCTCAATTCACTTcccctgctcttcttctcgtaACATACCTTACAGCAATCAAGGTCCCACGAGCCAATAGTGAGCAGTAGTGCAATCCTGTTTAcgcccccacccccaactaGAAGGGCGCCAGAAAATCCTAGCCGCCCATGTCTAACCCAGCCTGAAACAGGGAAAAGCAACTGATGAGTGACTGAGagaaaaaaatggaaaattAATCAATATTGAATCCGAAACAAGTGCTATCTAAAGCTAAGTGATCATCTGTCGTGATTCCTTCAAAGTGCAGAGAAAATTGAActgtgagagagagagaaccaGCTCTCCCTCTCCGACCGAAGGGGACCGTCAGCCCATAATtacaatacatacatactggTCTCATACGCAGCACCGCCCGGACTCAGCCACATTAGCGCAGCCCTACAGGACCCAGTTACCGCCAGGCACCAGCCACGACAGTTCCTgctattgattgatttgggGAATTTGTCCTGGAACAACTGTCGGACAACCCCTTCAGCGGTCGGGGCCAGCACTGTCTGCCTACCAATCACCGCCCTGGTGCTCGGGGTTGCGCCCCACTGCCATCGCCCGTGGGCGATGGCTCAGGGAATGAAAGGTTAGTTGTCAGCCAACCGTCGTCGGCTGGCCGAAGGATCGCTGCCATCATTGGCAGGAGGGCTGCCCTGCAGTTCCACTGCATGCCCCGGCGCTCATGAGACCCCTAAAATTGCGCCCAATCACTGCGCCCAACTTCGTGGCAGTCGGGTGCCGGCACAAAGCCACGCCCGGCGTCACCGCCTACCTGCACCGCCTACCTTACGGTCACCGCCCGTGGCATCTTCGAGCACGGTCCCTGCGTATCTTAGTATCCTTTAGCAAGAGTAGGCTGCAGTTACCAAAATAGGTCCTGCAAAGTTGGCAGtggtcttccccatcatacCCTAGTCCCGAGACTTGTACTCGGGGGGACTGTGGCTCTCATGCACGATGTGCATTAAATCAATATATTTCACGAATCTGAGACTGGCTGATTGActgctcatcatcacacATTATGTCGTAGCGCCCATCAGGGGCATCACCAGGTCGACTTGGTCGGCCCTCTGGAGTCCgaagaatgaagagaagagaagatagaagatagaagaatcactgaaagaaaagaagaagaagaagaaggggaaaaatgAGAAAAAATGGTAGGAGAAGAAT harbors:
- a CDS encoding uncharacterized protein (COG:E;~EggNog:ENOG410PUZE;~InterPro:IPR004841;~PFAM:PF13520,PF00324;~TransMembrane:13 (o46-65i77-95o128-150i157-181o187-208i229-249o269-289i296-316o322-341i370-389o395-420i441-464o476-496i);~go_component: GO:0016020 - membrane [Evidence IEA];~go_process: GO:0055085 - transmembrane transport [Evidence IEA]) — its product is MYYETKHDDGDKTYSGLHPSMSVEEGQVDHGETTNGGLHRTLSPRMIHVISLGSSIGSGLFITTGKSLAQGGPANMFLAYLVVCVGVWANLQTLTEMTIAFPTSGNYIDYADRWVDPALAFGAGFAEWLGWTSVFASEAMFLITLVNYWADGVVPKAALLTFFLVLCLGVFLLPTSIFGWLEYIGSLVKMFLFIFVTAISLAIIAGAGPSGYVRHGNTWTDLPMFKNGFGGFSTAALLAIWAVGDQVFIGVMAGEAESPHYSMARSANFVPWRVGIFYLVSVVLISLVVDSDDSRLINGSSVVSSPFVIAAQDAGISGVPDLINACIILGILALSLECIYLPSRILRTMSLQGLLPAFIAKVDKIGRPRWALTFTAVAGTVLTYLSLSANGTEVLNWFISITSASFFTNWAIIAFSSFHFRAAIRAQRSQLFETPYAWRSLYWPLAPVTSLFISSLLLVCLLYTSIKPVGGGAFTAYNFFSATIGLIVIIVFTIGYKIVHKTPWRDPATADLITGHRELTAAELRFLDAYYERPLWWRLGTYLRIC
- a CDS encoding heme-dependent oxidative N-demethylase family protein (COG:S;~EggNog:ENOG410PNJE;~InterPro:IPR021848;~PFAM:PF11927) translates to MEGQKPSKAEQKTISSSLASTSPIEPLDDFQWDKTEPLILRPFKPRYHMTMGIERATLSELIQIDKHYLTRITLRTKLIQDKRASVLGASPRSIPAVKELYSFLINDYLPQRYSAIFQRTSTTTSTSASAPTTTMLRNTVTGETIPSTPPTDAEEALAIIGRQVEEDFLLLLPPQPSYLRDDDKNEGTNKQMTLEAFIGCFPNGFNWADKFRKSLANIHVPVPDYTTKLRASMDRYLERLKVGECVKRANWTVSVDGELHAASSMHLYEGEEVVELQELNVDMARLRCERQMLFRLPISQAVVFVVRTYMYPLQDVKKEGNGPRLVEAIAGLKEGSSPGFHFYKRAAVWQRAVSEYLLNGEEEVAVVV
- a CDS encoding uncharacterized protein (COG:S;~EggNog:ENOG410PHD3) — encoded protein: MLHPVRSPSHVTSLFANTAWFNILSALDPLLLNPKEADDFVAINEGTSRVKSFFYGLRTALKQHLNSRKINTPEEAKNTPPMPG
- a CDS encoding uncharacterized protein (COG:S;~EggNog:ENOG410Q1AV), with amino-acid sequence MSAPGYYNGPPPPPQAYPPQGYPPPQGGYPPQGYPQQPYPPMQYQQQPPPQQKDRGCLGACLATLCCCFLCEESCECCFECIECCEMC